The following are encoded together in the Glycine max cultivar Williams 82 chromosome 8, Glycine_max_v4.0, whole genome shotgun sequence genome:
- the LOC100784485 gene encoding uncharacterized protein → MQTTPSLLLHQRLPMDFPPAFNLLTEFGCGFVLLRSLSRIFNLLGLFLMLTFCFKLLRFGWNTKGSIRFLCDSGGIPKLRFCLDNVAREKVSKAKTKPLKKPRHPTSSSSFRRRPNESGERGNAVSDDGSEGKVENEREGCNEDEVFDVMTLRRIVRMERQKANAACADLEKERTAASSSAEEAMAMILRLQSEKSAAEIQATQFRRMAEQKLDYDQEVIESLQWTITQHEFQKCEVEDRIGMCKEELRQFMRDDEIERIEDEVSRCFMCDNDNDDPDGNSVGSSPETESQTL, encoded by the coding sequence ATGCAGACCACTCCCTCCCTTCTCTTGCATCAGAGGCTGCCCATGGATTTCCCTCCCGCCTTCAATCTCCTCACCGAATTCGGTTGCGGCTTCGTCCTTCTCCGCTCCCTCTCGCGCATTTTCAATCTTCTAGGCCTCTTTCTCATGCTCACCTTCTGCTTCAAGCTTCTGCGCTTCGGCTGGAACACCAAGGGCTCCATTCGCTTCCTCTGCGACTCCGGCGGCATCCCCAAACTCCGCTTCTGCCTCGATAACGTCGCTCGGGAAAAAGTCTCCAAAGCAAAGACCAAACCTTTGAAAAAACCGCGCCACCCAACTTCGAGCTCTTCCTTCCGGAGGCGGCCCAATGAGTCCGGGGAGAGAGGCAACGCGGTTTCGGATGATGGGTCGGAGGGAAAGGTAGAGAACGAGAGAGAGGGTTGCAATGAGGACGAGGTGTTCGACGTAATGACGCTGAGAAGAATCGTGAGGATGGAGCGGCAGAAGGCCAATGCGGCGTGCGCAGACCTCGAGAAGGAGAGGACGGCGGCTTCCTCATCTGCGGAGGAGGCGATGGCGATGATCCTGCGGCTGCAGAGCGAGAAGAGCGCGGCAGAGATTCAGGCAACGCAGTTCCGGCGGATGGCGGAGCAGAAGCTGGATTACGACCAGGAGGTGATTGAGTCGTTGCAGTGGACGATCACGCAGCACGAGTTTCAGAAGTGTGAGGTGGAGGATCGGATAGGGATGTGTAAGGAGGAGCTGAGGCAGTTTATGAGAGATGATGAAATAGAGCGAATTGAAGATGAAGTGAGTAGGTGTTTTATGtgtgataatgataatgatgatcCTGATGGTAATTCAGTAGGTAGCTCTCCCGAAACCGAATCACAGACCTTGTAA